Below is a window of Chiloscyllium plagiosum isolate BGI_BamShark_2017 unplaced genomic scaffold, ASM401019v2 scaf_10636, whole genome shotgun sequence DNA.
CAGTCCTTGATGGTGTTAGTTCAATGGATGGACTCTTGTCTTTAACAtgatgaaaatgaggactgcagatgctggagattagagtcaagagtgtgatgctggaaaagcacagcacatcaggcagcatccgaggggcaggaaaatcaatctttcaggcaaaagcccttcatcattcctgcaccacactttagACTCTTGCTTTTAACATGTCTCCTCGATGGCTGCTGCTAAATGTGGAACTTAGCCTCAGCAAAGGGCAACCCGTTATCAGCAAGGATAGCGAAGGAGAATATTTAAATGCCAGTAGGCTATCTGGCTatgggaggcatcacatgtcagtaCAATCCTGTAGTCATCCAATCTCCATACAAAGACACTTTGAGAAGGGAATCACTCAGTGTCTGACTGACATTCTAGCACCAACCTTCCCTCTTCATACTTATATGTCAAACACCACACAGGACACTGGTGAGCTCTGATCACAGAAATCCACCTTGGTGATCTATTCACCTGAGTTCATTCTCATTGCCGATCGGATCTGGCAGCTTCAGCTTCGAGTCCAGATTGTAGTAGATTCCAGCAACCTCTCGGACGCCAATCCAGTGTTGCCTTTTAAGAGGAAGCTTCACGGGACCCCAACACAAGCTGGAGGGGATGTTCATAATAAAGCCCATCACATTCGAAAGAGCAATAGTATTAACATCTCTGAAAGAAAGGCACAAAGAATGATAGGAGGTGGACAGACGTATTTGAGAGCTGATCTATAAATACAAATGCTTTGAGAACATATACTCCCTTAAAAAGACACATATACATAAATATCAGTTGCTGCCTTTGCTCAGATTGCTGACAGAAGTTGAGGAGTCGATAAACAGCTGGCATCATATCATTTGCTTTGAGACAGTAAACTAAACTCTGGAAAGTACAATCTTTTTATTTAACAGGAAATCACACAAGCAGGGCTGAAAACAAACTAGCTTGGAATTTTAAATCCATCTTCAGGGAACAGAAAGTCTTTTATAAGATTAATTCATTCAGGACATGTGGATGTTGCTGTCTAGGCCAGTGTTTATGGTCCATCCCCGATTGGCTACAGGGGGTTACCCATAAGCCAAACTGGAGAAGGACAGTAGACTTTCTTCCCTTAAACCCCATAAGTGAACCTGTTGGCTTTTACAATAATTAATAACAGTTACGTCGTCATCATTACACGACATCATTAAATGTCATCTATtaagtccagatttttattgatcattggccatggttggatttgaactcatgaccccagaacattaacttgaGGCTTAGATTGCTAGCTCAGTCACATTACCACACCCCATCGCCTTCCCACTTATCTACGTAGAGCAGTACATGGAAATACAGCACACTAAGGGTACTCGGTTGGGCTTGTAAAGTTAGCCATCTCCAACTAGAATGAGAGTTTGAGGTAGTGGTGAGGGAGAACACAGGGGTGGGAGAGAATGTTGTTAAATCAGCCAGGGCTTCTATGGTGGACAGAGAAGAATTAAGTTTCAGTCAGATGACTCTTCACGACCTGTTGccctctccatagatactgccataCCTGCTCAGCATTTTCTGGGTTTATTTCAGATTGTGAACATCTGGAGGATTCTGTGTTAAGGCTCCCTATCTAATAGGGTTAGCCATAAAGGGACAGCAAGATAATGTCATGTGAGGAACAATGTCCAGAATGTAGTGCCTGGGCTGACACGTGAATAATAGCGgctccagtgaaacaacagtGTCACTACACACCAGGTACCAGATTGCAGCACCAGGTGACGGGGTCACCCTCATATGCTGCCCCACCTACTAACTAGCTCCATGAAGACGAGTGTGTCCATTAGAGACACAGGAAACAGCACCTGGCAAAACCTGCACACTGAGGTCCAGAATTCAGATTCACTGGGATGTTGAGCACATGACATACATGTGCATCATTAAGCATTAAGATGAGCTGCATTCAGAGGGGCTGCTGATGCCCTTTACCTTCATGAGGGCACAAGGAACTATAAATAATACAAATTACATCAGCCAACAGCAGACGTCAGGGCCGGGACATATAAACATTTCCATTTTATCAAGCAGAACATCATTTCGAAGCCAAACAGCAGCTCGCAATCCAGTAGGACAAAGCACTCTCCCCCCCCCGCCGCTACTGGAGTAGGGGCAGACTCCTTCAGTCTACACTGCTATTCCATTAATGTACTTTAACTTCCCATTCCTATCTGATCCCTATATCTCTCGATTCCCTGGCAGACCAGAGATCTATCGATCTCAGTCTTATGGACAAGCTACAGCTGAGGATCCAGAGGGGCAGAAAATTCTTAAGACTCAACTttgagtgaagatgtttctcaaCCTATATCATCATGATGTACTTTTCTGGAAGTAAAAAGACAGCCCTTCCAACTGAGGACTGCACTGAAATATCTGCTTAAATTATACACCCGAAGTCTCCAGACTCAAAACATGGTCCCCTACCTTCGTTTGTCCCACCAAACAGCTTCGTAACCTTTAGTTTGTAGAGCAGCCATTATTACATTAACATCATAGTTTCCTGTTCCCAGCATGCTCTTCTTGTGCGGCGTTACCATGGTATTGGGGGATAACCTGccagacagacagaaacaaatACTGATTAAACATTAAACAGCATCATCTCATATCCAGCCCATTTCTGTCAAATGGCCCATATGAGAAAGGTACCAAAATGTCTACAAAACATGATAGCAAGGTGTAGAATTGGGGTACACaatcccctcagtcttctaaatctGAGTACGTTGAAATGTACAAAGTTATTTAGGCCTTTAGGTGTGGATATAGAGAGGCTCTCTCTCCTGATTGCAAAGTCTAGTCTCAGGATAGGGTCTGAGTTCAGACCAAGACTGATCAGATTGAGCTGAAGAAATTTtcctttacaatatttaaaattgtCCAGTGTAGAGAGCAGCTGATGCTTGGCTGCGGAGTATATTTAAAACCCAGATCAACAGATTCTTGAATGTTAAGAAAATTAAAGTGTTACAGAGAACTGACAGGAATGTGAAGTTTAATTAACGTATTAAATATCAGGGCAGTAGTGAGGGGGCATGTGATCCAAACCTGCATCTACTGCTGATACTCTTACGAATGCCTTCAGTTCCAGAGGTTATTACATGACTCTTAGGTTTATTTAATAAAATACCAAAGGAGCAGTCACACTTATCAAACTTCGATCTGCAAATAATTCCCACTGCTCCTATCAGTGAGAGAATTAATCCAGCACTTCGATCGAAACACTGTACAGCTCAAAACACTCCCTGCAGAGACAACCCAGTTTTGGGAGAGATACCCCATAAAGGTGACCGTAACCaggatccagggaaaacaactcacTCAGAACCTCAACCCAACTCCAATCTACCGTTTgtttattcttttatgggatgtgggttttgctggtaagaccagcatttgttacccagcCCTAACTGTTGttgaattcatagaatcatagaatccctacagtgtggaagtaggccattcaacccatcaagtccacactgaccctacgaaaagcaacccacccaaatcccTACCCTGTCCTCATATTCCCGCATTTCTCAGGGCTAATCCAccgcacctacacatccctgaacattatgggtaatttagcatggccaatccaccctaacctgcacatttttggactgagaggggaaactggagcagtgggaggaaactcacatagatatggggagaatgtgtagacACCACACAtaagtcacccgagggtggaatcgaactcgctgtgaggcaacaatactAACCAATGAGTCACCAGGCTGCCCTTGAATGGTTTGCTACACCATCTCAGGGACAATTAGTGTCAATCATATGGAAATCACTGTTGCACAaatgcattttgcttttatttctattGTTTTGTTAGTATCACTTCAAGTGACTATTGAAATATAAGCTGCTCACTGTTACATATTATTAAAATCCTAGTTGATAAGATTGCAACAAAATTCAAATCATCAACAACTTTCTAaagaatattttgtttaaaattctcatgCTTCTTTTCAAATCCGTCTGTGGTTTTGCCCTCATTATCTGCACAATCTCCTTCAGCTCCGGTGTTTTGAGATCTCGACACTCCTTCTATTTTGGTCTCTCTCGTCCATCCCAATTTTAAACTGCTCACCATTGATGGCCATGTCTTCAGTTATTTGGGCTCCAAACTCCAAAATTCCCTCCCAAAACCTTTTCATCTTTCCTTCAAAATACTCTCTGACACATCAATGTCACTTGCCCAAATATCATCTTGTGTAGCACGGTGACtaattttgctttataatgctCACgtgaagtagagtcatagaaatgttcagcacggaaacagacccttcagtccaactcatccatgctgaccagatatcccaaactaatctggttccatttggcagcacttggcccatatccttccaaacccttcctattcatatacctatcctgatgccttttaaaatgttataattgtaccaccctccaccacttcctctggcagcttattccacatatgcaccaccctctgagtgaaaaagttgccccttaggtctctcttatatctttcccctctcaccctatacctatgcgctccagttctagactcctccatcccagggggaaaaaaaaacttgtctatttatcctatccaaggcccacatgatttcataaacctctataagttcatccctcagcctctgatgctccagggaaacctaCTGGCACTATATCATTATAAGTCGTTGTTAAACATCTGTGATTTTGGACAATTGAAATGATCAAGAAGAACAAAATACCTTAACTTTAACAATGTGATTGATAAGGCGTTAAGGCCATATTAATATCTTTGAGGACATATAAATGGAAAACATCTGGGCAACGGGGATGTTGGATGAGAGTTACAAGTAATAAACTCTCTTCAGAAACTAAGAAACAGCTTTTGTTTATATGTCATCAGCTGGTTTAGAGTCAGTTAACATAATACGTAATTTTAAGACGTTAATTCACCACCAGGGCCAGACCAGGAGCTATTAACATGATCCGACCAGATTACTTTTTGAGTTAGTGATTTTCGATAAaagtattgaccaggacactggaAAGAACCCTGTCTGCTCTCTGGTAACAGACCTTCTACCTCCAACTGAAGGAGCAGTGGGGCCCTGATTAAATGTTTCATTCAAAAGACAGTTTCTCCAGCAGTGTAGCAGTTCCTCGATGTGGATTGTGCACTGAAGTCTCCTGAACTGGGTCTGAAATGACCAGTTTCCAAATCGTAGATAAGATTACCATCACTGAGCTAGAGTAACCTCAATCGATGAACGCGAAGCTGAAAACCACATCAAGTCAAACAGCACGCGAGGAGgagaaaagtcaacatttcaggccgacctgctatgtttttccaactCCACAATCATTGACTCTTacgtccagcatctgcagtccttactgtttCTAAGTTCAGTTAATTGTGTATTGGacttaaaaatgacttggataagtaAAAAGGCAGCACCTAACAACTGATAGTGAACTTCTTAAAAATAGTGCCTTTAAATTCTATCACACTTTCTTGTTTTTACACATGTTCTGAAGGTTAAAAAAATGTCCTATGTTCCATATTATAATTGCAACCATACCGGTGATGGGATATTGAAGATCCTGTACAGAGGAACAGTTATCTAAATAATATGCTGTCAGTGACTTAGTGGATTGATTGCTGAGATTCTGGGAACAGCAGTGAACTACTGTCAATACACCAATTTCCTCACTTCATAACTCAAGCAGGAATAAATGTTTAACATTTGCTGCCCCTTATTCAGGTGGAAAATTATTTTGAGATATCCTAAGGCAGCACAACGCACACACACTTTTTAATAAGGCTCCCCTTAAGATCATTTCAGATGAAGAAATTTATAGCTATTTCTTTGCCTGCTGAATATTAGGCTAAAAGATGTTCCAAATAAATCAGCAACATACAAGGGATTTGATAAGGAAAAACTGTTCCAAATTGTAAGAAGGTGGTTAGCCACAGGACACAGAGATCCAAAGGGAACTTGGAGTCATTACACTTAGTAAGAGCTTGACAATTTTCAGCTTATATTGGTTCTACTACAGATAGGTTTTAAAATAACTTGCTTACACCCAAGTGGTCTAACATGAACTTTTGAAAAGTTTATTTtgcaaaaacaattttaaacCGATGCATCTCATACCAAGTCACTTCATCCCTGAGTCACTTGCTAACCTCAACAGGTCAAATCAATTAGGACATTCTGTCTCTCCATGCCCAGGTGATTTTTGTAATGCGGAGGGGTTGGttttggactgggctggacaagtctgaagtcacatgacgactccaggttatggtccaacaggtctacttgaaatcacaagctttcagagtgctgctcctttgtcaggtaatgAGGagcccaatgaaggagcagtgctctgaaagctggtgacCTCAAgtagacctgttggactagaatctGGTGTCATGACTTCTAACCTAGATGATTTTTGtaatgggatgtgggtttcaTTGACtaggctgacatttattgcctgtccgtctttgcccagagggcagaaaatgcgttgtgggtctggagtcacatgtaaattaGGATGACAGATTTAGTTCCcaaaaggacaatagtgaaccaggtgggtttttacaacaattaacagtggttacatggtcagcATTAGGCTAACGTTatacaaaaaaaatctacatttaCAATATATAAATCTACAGggatggcactgctgcctcacagcaccagggaccatggtttgattccagcccctgGCGACTGCATACATT
It encodes the following:
- the josd1 gene encoding josephin-1 — encoded protein: MSCVPWKGDKLKLDSDAQASALIYHEKQRRELCALHALNNVFQDGRAFTRDTLQEIFQRLSPNTMVTPHKKSMLGTGNYDVNVIMAALQTKGYEAVWWDKRRDVNTIALSNVMGFIMNIPSSLCWGPVKLPLKRQHWIGVREVAGIYYNLDSKLKLPDPIGNENELRKFLKHQLRGKNCELLLVVSEEVEVHQSWRTDG